GCTTTAGTAGGACAGTTTGAAGTTTTTTATCGATGGATGGCTTCCCAAACCTGATCCAATTTCAGGGCATAAAAAAACCCCTGTGAGAAAGAGCTATCACAGGGGTTCGGAAATCTAAAAAAGTTCGGGGTAAGCTAACCGCATCGCGCCGCTACGACCTCCTACCGTTGCTACCTTCCGGTCCTGGCGGAGTTCAGAGGGAGCTGGCCGTGCAGCACTTACCCCGAACTTTAAATATAAGACCAAATGGAGCTGAAAGCAAGAGGGTTTCTGGTTTCTGGCTTTTGGCTTTTGGCTTTTGGCTTTTGGCTTTTGGCTTTTGGCTTTTGGCGGTATGTTACAAAATTTTCTGCCTTTGTTCTGAATGATGAAATGAAACACTGATTGATGATTGGTGGTCGGATGTAATACATGGGTGAACCCGTAGAGACGCGATTTATCGCGTCTCACATCACGTCTCACATCACGTCTCACATCACGTCTCACATCACGTCTCAAACCACGTCTCAGACCGTGTCATGCCGCCACAGGCCATGGGTTTTATGCCGACAAATTCCCATGTATCCGTGCAAATCCGCCTGATCCGTTCGATCCGCGTTCTTACCACGCGTACCGGGGATTCGGGGGGGCGAATTCGTGTCACGGGCTGTCTGACGCACGCGGATTGAGTACATGGGCGTCTCTCCAACAGTGACGTCACACCGCCTTCGCGCTTTCGCGTACCACCTCCGCCTACCAAAAAATAAAAAAGCCCCCGAAACCGACATTTCGGGGGCCCCACACGGTACACCACAACATGTAACCGAACGAAAAACGGATGTGTCCCGGATTTAGCCGTTTATCAGCCTGACTGATGAAAGCGAACTACCCGCAGCCAAAAAACCAATAGCTAACTGCTAAATACCAACTGCCAAATCTAAAATCTTATTCTTCTTCTTTCTGCTGACGCAGCCTGCGCACCGCATACGCGCCGCCTGCTACGAGCAGAATGCCGAGGCCGCTGCCTATCGGGGTTTGAATCGGGGCGCCGGGAGGGGCTGGCGGGCCGCCGGGGCCGTTGCCGTTATCCTGGGTTTCCCAAATGTCGCCACGAGGCTGTGACTGCGCCTGCACATCGGCAGGGATGCTCAGCAACAGGGCGAATACTACCATAGAAACGAGGGATGCTATGAATTTTTTCATAAGTCAAAAAGTGTGTCAGTTTTAAAATAATCGGGGTATCGAAAAGAAAATTTGTTTGTAGGTGCGGCTGCATTACAGCCGGGGCTGTGACCGCTGACCGCGAACGTTTGCGTTCAAACAGCACCGCTGTGCCATCTGTCGTCCGCGGTCGGCGGTCCACCGTCTGAAGTACAATTACTTGATCAGCGTCATCTTGCGGGTGAGGACCTGATTGCCGGCCTGCAGGCGGTACAGGTACACACCGCTGGAAAGCGATGAAGCGTCGAAGCTCACGTTGTGCACGCCGGCCTGAACGGTACCGTTCACGAGGGTTGCGACCCGCTGACCCTGCACGTTGAACACCTCGAGGCGGACTTCCTCAGAAGCCGGCAGCTCAAAGCGTATCAGGGTTGTGGGGTTGAACGGGTTCGGGTAGTTCTGGCTCAGGCTCACCTCACGCGGCAGCTCACCTGAAATCGGCGCTGAGGTTGGCACTTCGGGATCGATGGTGAGGATAAAGCGCTCGCCTGCGAACATGGGGTTCATAACCGGAGTGCCTTCATGCTGGAAATCCTTGAAGGTCTCTACTTTCGCCATCAGGCCCATAGGCGCTTCCATAATGAAGCTGTAGGATGTAGCATCGCGCAGGTCAATCACGGTACCGGTGTAGGTATCGGTCAGTGTGATGGACCAGTCTGCCGGGATGTTCTCAAACGCCGGCCAGGTAAAGCTTGCTTCGCCGGTAAAGGCATTGCCCTCCACATAGGCACCAGCCGCAATTGGGAAGCTGATGGCTTCGGTGAGGTCGATTGGAAGGGAGTTAATCATGGTCGGCGTTTCATCCTTCAGGCTGTAAGTGAAGGCGAATGTTGTGGTCAGACCAGAAAGAAAGTACGCATCGGTATTAGCGAAGGAAGTTGAGAATCCTTCACCGAAGCGGAATGCCGTGGTGGATTGCAAGTTATCAGCAGTTAACCGCAGGCTGAATACGGGAATTGGGGTTGTGTTGAAGAGGTCGGCGTTATCAGTATTGATTGTTCTGTTAGCTGGTGTAGCAGATAGATTCGCATCGTTGTTTTCGGCCTTAACCCAAAAAGCCTGAAACGGAGCGATGTGCGGTGCTAAATCATTACCAATCACAGTTCCTTCAATAGCGCCACCTGTTGCTAAATACCGCTGTGATGATGGCTCTAACACATAGGCAAATCCATTAAAATCAGTTGCATCTGACCTTGTCAAATTATCCCAATCTAAAGCTGCTCCAAATGGGTTTGCTAATAAATTCCACCCATTTCCACCTTCGGAGTTAAAAGTAACCGGAAATGGAAATATGCCGGAACTAAAAGTATTTTCCTGACCGGAAACAGTAAGAGTAAATGGGAAAGTCAAAGCGGTTTCTGGATCATCACGGTCTTTCCTTTCAAAAACATAGAACAGGTAGCCTACGCCGGGCTGAAAGTCTGCGGTACCCGGAACTTTGTAATCTCCTGCTACCTCATTATAGAGACGAAGATTTGCATTCTCGTCATTCGCATTAGGATCATCCGAGCCGGTAAAGTCACCTTGTGTCCAGAAGGGATCAAAAACCCCGCCAGAACCGGCAAAATTCACTCCAGCTACAGGCATTGATATTCCAATCCAGCGCGAATGTGTTACAATATCTCGCTCAAAAGCTAATGCTGCGCCCGTATCAACGTAATTAATACCGTTGTCATCCTCCGTTACCTGTGTGGGTGCAACAAGTGCATTACCCGAACCAATAGTCAGTGTGCTATTTTGCAGGCTTAACCGGGTTGCAACTGTCAAATCACTTAGTGCCCGAACATTGTTTTGAATGAAAAGAAACGGAATTGAAATACCACCTGTCTGCTCGTTTTCAATGGTTTGAGGTTGTGTACCATCAAAGAAAACGGCGCGATTATTTGCCGTGAATATGCCTTCGTTTACCCAATTTCCTCTCACGCGCAAATCTCCACCAACTGCAGAAGATAGTGCCAGGGAGCGTTCTTCTAAAATAGTAAGGTTTCCATTAACAGCTCTACCTGTCGTATGGTCACCCATACTTAGGATTGAGTTCACGACAACATGATGTGGATTATTGCTGGGATTTAAGGTTACAGAGGGCCACTCACTGCCACGGCCATAGGTACCTACTGTGTTGTACCTGAGTGTTGAGCCAGCAGCGTAGATTGGCGGATTTGTCTGAACAAAGCCACCTGGATTTATGCTCAGTATTCCGCCTAAGGTAGCTCTTGAAGCTCCTGAACCAAAATTTACGCCGCCCGCAATATCAACATCATTGAAAGTTAATGGGCCGGTAACGGTCCCTGTGCCAGCAAATATCACTTTACCATCATTAGCCGTGAAGGCGCCGTTGTTGGTGAGGGCGCCGCCGCTACGGATGGTTAACTGACGCGATTCTTCGTTTTCAAAAACAAAAGCCTGGCCGGAGTTGATGGTAAGGCTGCGCACCTCTGCATTTACATTCAAGGTCACATCATGTCCTATTACCACATTTTCTAAGGCAAGAGGAGTCACATTATTTGCCCATGTTGCATTTGAATCCCAATTACCAGCCTGTGCCGTTGCTCTCGTACCCCGCTCTACACCTGTCGGATATTCCAAAAAGCTCGTAAAAGTAACCGCTCCGGGGCCAGGATTATTGCCGGGCAATCCGCTGCCATAGCCCTCATTCGAAGTAAATCCATTAGTTCCGTTCAGATAGGTAGCAACAAAATAGATGGGATCACCGGGGTTCAACCCTAAATTGGCATAGGTAAACGAAAAGGTGAAAGAAGCCTGAGTAGTACTGTTGAGTGTTGAATTAACCGATGTAACAAAATCTAGTCCGTTATTTCCAATCGAACCTGTTGCTGGAATTGACCAAAGTCCGCCAAAACCTGCGTTAATGCCTATCGCGTGCGAGGCCTCAAAACCCGGGAAGAAAGTGATTGTTGATCCATCAGCTCCTGCACTTGAGATAGCAAGGCGCAATTCGTCTTCCTGATCATTAACCTGTCCATCAATCACATTGCGACCTGCTGCTCCTGTAAATAAATAGATCACAAGTGCATCACTAAAGTCGCCTGCCCCTTTTGTAAAAGTCACCGTAATGGTTCCGGATGATTCGCTCCATTCCATTGTGCTATTCCCAACGGCACCCCCAAATCCTGTTCTGGTGTTCCCGTTAAAAGTCACCTGCCCGATAACCTCACTCCCCCATCCCCAAACAAAAATCAGGGCAAGGGCAAGGGTCATCACTTTATTAAAAAAGCGTAGCTGAGGACGCTTGCATGTAGCAGGCGGTGTTGTATCTGTACCTGTGCTGTTTATCTGTATATATTCTTTCATAAGTTTAACTCCGGTATTGCGCTGCATTGCTTTTGTGCTTTTGGCCGGCTTTGCAGCGGTTTGCGGTTTCAGTTACAAATTAGGGTTGTGTGTATGTGAAAGCTGTTTTTGTGTGTCTGTGCGGTATCCTGCCTGATTTGCCCTGAACTGCGCCTTGCCTGCGCCTGCATTTGTGTTTTTGCCCGTTTTCGTGCAGGCTGCTTTGCAGAGTGCAGAAGTCAGTGGTCAGTGGTCAGTGGATCAGCGGATCAGGATTTTTCGGGGTATTATAAAGTGTAGCATTTTTCATGGCCTGCACGGGCAGCGGACTGTACGGATCTGCTGCTGCGGCCTGTATCAGCAGAGGGATCGACGCCGAAGCTGCTCTTCCAAAACCGGACTTTTCCCGCCCATCACAGTCAGAACTGCGCTTTTGAGGCTGAATCGGTTTGTTGTTGCAGGGTTCATCGGTAGTCCTCTGTATCGGTAGCCTGTTAGTACAATTGATTCAAGTGCAAGGCTTTTTCTTTTCGTAAGCGCTTACATTAAATCAATTCCCGCTATAATAGCTGTTATTGGCGATATATAAAAGCCCTTTTCGATGAATAATAATGCTTTGAGCGTAAAATTTGATACAGGCTATCGGGAGCAGAATGTCAGGGTTTCAGTATGTCAGTATGTCAGTATGTCAGTATGTCAGGGCTTCAGTATGTTAGGGCTTCAGGCTTTAGGTCTTCAGGATTTCAGCAGGCGGTTACACTTGTTGTTGTCCCATCCGGCGTGGAATATTCTTTTTTATGGGGGGGTACAGCAGTTCCCTTCGTGCCCTTCGCGTTACCCTTCGCGGCCTTCGCGGTAAAAAAACGGAGGCTGAATCATTCAGCGATTTAAACATTCAGGCACTGCACAAACTACAAACCTTTTTAACCTGAAAACCTTTTTGTCGGGGCGACAGGATTTGAACCTGCGACCTCTTCGTCCCGAACGAAGCGCGCTACCGGGCTGCGCTACGCCCCGATGATGTTGGCGTAAATGCCTGAATGTTTGTCCTCATTGACAGCCTTGCTGAAAAGCTTCCCAAATTTAAGAAGGCTGCCGCGGCGGTGCAAGCCGCAACCACTGAGGAATGCGCGCGGCTCAACGTTGCAATGCCGGGTAAGCACTTCGCTCATCCCATCTTCCGCTGCCATCCATCCTGCGTCAGTTTTGCGGCCTTTTCTTTAATTCTGCGCGATTTTGGGTATCTTTGCGGCGAATCTTTCCCGGATGCCGCTGCGCCGGGCCGATTCCCGACTTCTTCCTTTAATATACCCTTCAACTTTCCCCGCATGACCGCGCCTCAGGAGCATCCCAAATACCGCATCAAACGTGAGCAGCTTGTGCAGAAGCTACGCCAAAAGGGGATTGTTTCGGAGCGGGTGCTTACGGCCCTCGGGCGCATTCCCCGGCATCGGTTTGTGGATTCTGCTTTTGAACGGCGCGCCTACGACGACGCCCCCCTGCCTATCGGACACGGACAAACGATTTCCCAGCCCTACACCGTCGCCCGGCAGACCGAGCTGCTTGATCCGCAGCCGGGTCAGCGCATTCTCGAAATCGGGACCGGCTCGGGCTATCAGGCAGCGGTACTGCTCGAAATGGGGGTGAAGCTTTACTCGGTCGAGCGGCTGTGTCCGCTGTACGAGCGGGCACAACGGCTGCTGCGGGCGCTGGGCTACAAGCGGCTTGAGCTCAAATGCGGGGACGGCACACAGGGCTGGCGGGCGTATGCGCCGTTTGACGGCATCATCGTAACGGCAGGCGCGCCGGTCGTGCCCGAAACGCTCACTTCACAGCTCACCGAAGGCGGCAGGCTCATCATCCCCGTAGGCGACGACTCGGGTCAGCAAATGCTGCGCATCACCCGGCAGGGCGATCAGTTTATTGAAGAAGATCACAACACCTATCAGTTTGTCAGGCTTATCGGCAGCCGGGGCTGGCAGGAAAACGACTCCGGCTAAGCCCTGCCGCTAATCAAGAAGCCGAACCAACAGGATCCGGACAAGCTGCTCTGCCCGGTCCGCCCCGAAACCCATCACCCTAAAAAAACACCCATCTGCCGCTGCATCGCGGCTTTTTTAACGGCATGAACCCATCCCCCGAAAAACAAAGCG
This genomic stretch from Cyclonatronum proteinivorum harbors:
- a CDS encoding PID-CTERM protein-sorting domain-containing protein, encoding MKKFIASLVSMVVFALLLSIPADVQAQSQPRGDIWETQDNGNGPGGPPAPPGAPIQTPIGSGLGILLVAGGAYAVRRLRQQKEEE
- a CDS encoding T9SS type A sorting domain-containing protein, which produces MKEYIQINSTGTDTTPPATCKRPQLRFFNKVMTLALALIFVWGWGSEVIGQVTFNGNTRTGFGGAVGNSTMEWSESSGTITVTFTKGAGDFSDALVIYLFTGAAGRNVIDGQVNDQEDELRLAISSAGADGSTITFFPGFEASHAIGINAGFGGLWSIPATGSIGNNGLDFVTSVNSTLNSTTQASFTFSFTYANLGLNPGDPIYFVATYLNGTNGFTSNEGYGSGLPGNNPGPGAVTFTSFLEYPTGVERGTRATAQAGNWDSNATWANNVTPLALENVVIGHDVTLNVNAEVRSLTINSGQAFVFENEESRQLTIRSGGALTNNGAFTANDGKVIFAGTGTVTGPLTFNDVDIAGGVNFGSGASRATLGGILSINPGGFVQTNPPIYAAGSTLRYNTVGTYGRGSEWPSVTLNPSNNPHHVVVNSILSMGDHTTGRAVNGNLTILEERSLALSSAVGGDLRVRGNWVNEGIFTANNRAVFFDGTQPQTIENEQTGGISIPFLFIQNNVRALSDLTVATRLSLQNSTLTIGSGNALVAPTQVTEDDNGINYVDTGAALAFERDIVTHSRWIGISMPVAGVNFAGSGGVFDPFWTQGDFTGSDDPNANDENANLRLYNEVAGDYKVPGTADFQPGVGYLFYVFERKDRDDPETALTFPFTLTVSGQENTFSSGIFPFPVTFNSEGGNGWNLLANPFGAALDWDNLTRSDATDFNGFAYVLEPSSQRYLATGGAIEGTVIGNDLAPHIAPFQAFWVKAENNDANLSATPANRTINTDNADLFNTTPIPVFSLRLTADNLQSTTAFRFGEGFSTSFANTDAYFLSGLTTTFAFTYSLKDETPTMINSLPIDLTEAISFPIAAGAYVEGNAFTGEASFTWPAFENIPADWSITLTDTYTGTVIDLRDATSYSFIMEAPMGLMAKVETFKDFQHEGTPVMNPMFAGERFILTIDPEVPTSAPISGELPREVSLSQNYPNPFNPTTLIRFELPASEEVRLEVFNVQGQRVATLVNGTVQAGVHNVSFDASSLSSGVYLYRLQAGNQVLTRKMTLIK
- a CDS encoding protein-L-isoaspartate(D-aspartate) O-methyltransferase; the protein is MTAPQEHPKYRIKREQLVQKLRQKGIVSERVLTALGRIPRHRFVDSAFERRAYDDAPLPIGHGQTISQPYTVARQTELLDPQPGQRILEIGTGSGYQAAVLLEMGVKLYSVERLCPLYERAQRLLRALGYKRLELKCGDGTQGWRAYAPFDGIIVTAGAPVVPETLTSQLTEGGRLIIPVGDDSGQQMLRITRQGDQFIEEDHNTYQFVRLIGSRGWQENDSG